CGGGCAAAGTTGCCCAGCAGCCCAGTGATAGAAAAGATCATGATGTTGCCAGACATCAACCTTTTGGCATTGCCGATAACGCTTTTGTTGAGCATAACGCGCCGCCTTATTTAATTGAGACTTGATTATGGATGTGGTAAGATAGGGACGTAGTTGAGTTCATAATACTCACAAGGATAACAGCCCCAATAAAACGTCAAGGCAGCCGGTGAAGCACCAAAGGTCCAGACCGATTCTATTGGGGGCAGCTCAGATCGGATAAGTGCGGTGGGTTTCGATGAAGCAGAGTCGGCCCTCGCGTGCCATAGCTCTGCTGTTAGCTGGTTCCGCTTTTGTTGCCAACACTGTTAGAAAGGATTGATAGTACTGCTCGATTTTACGCGTCAGTGTAGTAGCGTGTCACTTCTATTTTTCAATTTCTTTTTCGTGTGTATGTGGTCCTATCCTTTCTCAAGCGTAACAACCTCGGGTAATGGCATATAGTTCTGTTTTTCAAGGAGTGTGATCAGTTCCTGAGATTGCCGACGGGATACCACGAAATCTGTTGGGGAAATCTCGCCGAGAATATATTTCTGAATCTGTTTGGAGGTTCTGATTTCTTGGGCGATATGTGCATTTTTGCAGCGTAGCAGCATCACATCCATTAAATAGATTTGACCATACCGTTCCGCCCAATCTCTGATTGATACCTCAACGTTTTGTGGAATGCCCGTTTTGGAATAGGCTTCCAAAAATACCAAGATTTCGTCAAGGGAGAAGCCCGAACGCAAACCTTTGTAGATTGATTCGGCGGAGAGTTTATAGGTGGACATCTGATCTGCTTGATGGAGTTCTGCAATATGATTGAGTTTCCAGCGGAGTTCGGGTGCTAGATAACTTGAGGCAAGCACCTCGTGATTGGGTTGAACAATAAACGATGACTCAAACTCGTAACTCTCAATCGGCTCCCCATAGAAAAGGCGGCGTCCAATATCTGTCACTTGAATCGCAACATCATCCCCCAAATGAGCAAATGTAATCCCACCCATATAGGTTAAATAGTTAACCAAGGAACGTTCAAGTTGGGAATAAAGCGTTTGCATCCAAGTGGCGCTCACCGCGAATTTAGAGATCTGCTCTTGGATCGAGGAAAGCAGGACCCACTGTTCTGGGGCGAGAATACGCGCAATGGATTGTGCAATTGACACTGATGGGTCTTTCGATACGCCGTGTCCCAGCCAATAGGTGTATATGTCCAAGAGTTTGTCTGGATCGGTTTTTTGGATCCATTCCTTACCGGCTTCACTGCATACTAGGTCAGAATCC
Above is a genomic segment from Candidatus Poribacteria bacterium containing:
- a CDS encoding helicase-associated domain-containing protein, with product MNYRDLLKNASKAYCQRVARRIGLTDRLPASQLRHQIVERFLNSSSLKDSVARLNSYERLLLMILAFSCGEMGVPFHLFNRKVNQMSRGWSSRGTEILHTLAESGFIFTFAASGMQYHYIVPTDLRLLLQEIFANDMSATLRHPKETPKNVRNDGFALVRDTFTFLCFASQYGIRQTQQGSIYKHTQKQLLKRFEVPDDTPKVYDRINPAVENPDRLALIFHFCRHQKLIRRQDSDLVCSEAGKEWIQKTDPDKLLDIYTYWLGHGVSKDPSVSIAQSIARILAPEQWVLLSSIQEQISKFAVSATWMQTLYSQLERSLVNYLTYMGGITFAHLGDDVAIQVTDIGRRLFYGEPIESYEFESSFIVQPNHEVLASSYLAPELRWKLNHIAELHQADQMSTYKLSAESIYKGLRSGFSLDEILVFLEAYSKTGIPQNVEVSIRDWAERYGQIYLMDVMLLRCKNAHIAQEIRTSKQIQKYILGEISPTDFVVSRRQSQELITLLEKQNYMPLPEVVTLEKG